GTAAAAAGATGGTTCAAGAAGTTGGTTATCGTGACTGAAAGCATAGTTGGTCATCAATCCTTCAATAAATTTCACTCTAAGACACATAATAATGTCGCTTTAAACTTCTCGCTTCTGGAGGTAAGATGGTCCAGAAAATCTTCATAGCGTTTGAGTATTCAAAGAGCGTTGAACCTAACTATTAACTCTCCAAGTAATTATAGGATTTAACCGATAACCCCTTACATTGATCAGtaatccttaaaaataaaacagaCGCAAATTGGATTCTAACCTCAATATATCAGATGTTAGCAACGTCCCAAAGGATTCTTTATTCTTTGTGATGCCTAAAGAGGGATTTTTAAATTCTGCAGAGATTGAAGAGCGAGCCCCGATTCAAATCCATATGATCAAAGAACTAAGCAAGAATGTAAATTACCCGGTTCACAAATTTCGACAGTAAAAATTTTGCCGTCGAACAATAGCATCATAGATGATTGCTTTCTCAACAGTCCAGATGTCCAAATAGACGATTCAGATCATTGTCAGCTTTGCTTGTTTAAAAAAGGCAGATCTCCAGAGCTATTAAAGCCGAATAATTCATTCACGAACATTTGTCGAAAACCTGTATCCTTCCCATAATCTTCACTTATTGCACACAAATCTGACGGAAACATTTCCTGAAAATCACACCTATAAACTAATAATAGAGCAagttatttaaaagaatttctaaatattatcaaagatgtaaaaaacaTTTATCAGGCACAAGCGGAAGGGCTAAAACGAGATATATTTCATCTTTAATCGTAAgttctttaaataaataaaattaagagagagagagagagagagagagaggcgTTTAGAAACAGATATAGCTACAGGAAGAGTGAAATACCAGTTCCAGAAAATATGCTGAATGAATGTGAGCATAACTTTTGgcaataataaactaaaatgattaaatgatgaatgaaagAATAGTAAAATGGATGAAGCATTGAGTTATTTTAGCATCATCAAAAGTTGAATGGATGAAAAAAGACAACCTGAAAAAGTGGAGTAAAATGCAATAAGCAAAACATTTAGGTCCTCAAtgtaaataaaaacaacatgCAATGTAGATTtttgaaaatggaaaacaaaCAGGGAAAGAATGTAAATAAACCAAGGTAAAATTGCATTTTTGGATCTGTTCAGATAACTCCTTCAAGTGTCCTGTTATCATCTTCAACCCTGCAAAGCAACAGAAGCAAACATTTTTTCCAAGGTAGTCTTGGCAAAATTCCTTACTCTGGATGTTAAGTAACTGAATCTAGTTCATGAAAGCCAAGTCAGTTCAGTAAATTTTTATTTGGGCAGAAAAGTAAACTTCCGTACACGCCTGGAACCTAGTAAGTAATTGTAAAAGCTAATACATGAATCCTAAATCAACCCTATTGAGTTAAATTTCATCATAAAAGCCACAGTAGTAGTTTCATGCTCTAGTCTAAAGTAGGCTGAAAATTTAAGATTGCACTCACAATAATAAAAGAGGTATTATTGGGCAATATGAACAAGTAGTATCATCCATATTGCCTTACAAAAGGAATCTTAAAGTATAGCAACAAAAATTAGTTAAAAGCACGAAATTCTTTCACACCAGTAATGTCACATAGAACCATAGGTACAAGATTGCTGTGATTCACTTCTATTTACACAGCAGAAGCCATGCTTTAGAAAGTTGGTATTCTGTAACCACCAAAGCATTTTAGTCACCTTtgcaaaaaaaaagaataacatGAGCTTGCAAATAGTTCAGGGACTAACACAGTCATTAAACGAGCAAGCATGTTGCAGCTTCTGCCAATAAATCACCAGAATCTCTTCAATTACATTGCAAAAAGATAACATCAAATCATCACAATTTGCAGCTTCATAGATGTAGCTTAGAATAGTCCTGGCCAGATCTGTTGCTAAATCATGATGCAGCAAATGGTTAGAGAAAATCTAAAACACGGGTTCTGGTCGCAAGTAAGTATACTGAGGGCTTACCATTTTTTATTACTTGGCAGACGAAATTCTCTGTAATGACGAAATCCAGCTACTTGAAGGACCAATCCTGTGACCATTTCCCTGTACACGGTTTGGAGATTCGGTGGACTGCAAAGGTTTAGAAGAATTTCCTCTTGAGCTGCCAGCAGGTGTAAATGATGCAGTGGCCATCCGAGAATCATTTAGAACCTACATTATTAATATAGACCACCAGTAAGCCATTATAACACTAACTAACATAGAAGGGTAAATGATATGGTAAGGAATAATCAATGtaattattccaaaaataagATTGTTTTAAAGAGACCATAAAGAAGATCATTTACATTCATGTCAAGAGCATTGTCAGAACTCAAATTCTTCGGAGTTGGTTGTTTAAAATGCAGTCGCACTGCAGGGCTTGAAACATTGTCAGATCTAACACGATCTGAAACCTCTGCTGCTGAATAGGTATTAAACACACCTGGAAAACAAATATTAACGGAGTCACTTACTTTAAACAATGTAATGGTAAATTTGACATTGAGTACGCATCAAACAGAAACCTAACCTTGACGATTGTCCCCTTCCATAGGTGTTGCATGATGATTATGTGTACCACCAACAACCGGCTGAAGTAAGAGGCAATAGACCATACTTAGAATTAGAAATCTCTTCATTCCAATTTCTGCCAATGAAATCATTACATAATGACAAAATTGCTAACCAGGGAAAGATACTTACAGACACTCTTGGCTGAGTTCTGTTCTTCTGTGACTGCTGATACTTGATGATTGTCCAGTCAAAAAcataatcaaattcatattctgcacaaaaacaAGTACTTAGGCATTATGCTAGTACATAGGTCTCATCCAAATAGGCATACTGTAGAACAAGTTTTACACAGAAACATCACTACCTTCACGAGCAAATAAGTCACGGAACAATCGCTTTAAGAACCCATAATCAGGCCGCTGATCAAATGTCAGAGAGTGGCAGTAATGGAAGTATGAAGCAAACTCCACTGGATGAGACTTGCATAGGACCTTTGAGAATGATAATAAAAATAGTTGAATAAGCTCAAAAGTATATACACTTAGCCAATACACTATATATTTGCATTTGGTTCAACATACCTCAATAGGAGTAGATAACTTCTTCTCACATATTTTATCATACTTTTGCTTCTTTGTGGCAGCTTTCAATCCTTGCCATGGAAGGCTATGAATGGAAATTTTAGTTACTAAGATAAGTAGATAAAATGTACTTGAATTGGAACGAGGGGATACTAAAATAATATCCCATTGAATGCCCCGACATTTTTCAGAATGAAAGAGAAACTGTTGTGCATAACtaattaattgtaataaaaGCAGTGTGGAGAAATGGTATAC
This DNA window, taken from Benincasa hispida cultivar B227 chromosome 6, ASM972705v1, whole genome shotgun sequence, encodes the following:
- the LOC120080535 gene encoding casein kinase 1-like protein 3 — translated: MERVIGGKYKLGRKIGSGSFGEIYLATHIETFEIVAVKIENNKTKHPQLLYEAKLYNILQGGSGIPATKWSGIDGEENVLVLDLLGPSLEDLFVYCGRKFSLKTVLMLADQMITRIEYVHSKGFLHRDIKPDNFLMGLGRKANQVYIIDFGLAKRYRDATTNRHIPYRENKNLTGTARYASCNTHLGIEQSRRDDLESLGYVLLYFLRGSLPWQGLKAATKKQKYDKICEKKLSTPIEVLCKSHPVEFASYFHYCHSLTFDQRPDYGFLKRLFRDLFAREEYEFDYVFDWTIIKYQQSQKNRTQPRVSPVVGGTHNHHATPMEGDNRQGVFNTYSAAEVSDRVRSDNVSSPAVRLHFKQPTPKNLSSDNALDMNVLNDSRMATASFTPAGSSRGNSSKPLQSTESPNRVQGNGHRIGPSSSWISSLQRISSAK